The proteins below are encoded in one region of Pomacea canaliculata isolate SZHN2017 linkage group LG7, ASM307304v1, whole genome shotgun sequence:
- the LOC112567508 gene encoding uncharacterized protein LOC112567508, producing the protein MAIRGSAFFILVWRDKEDKRQRDLIGQQVSRGYQKPWVINAIKRPCPKKVSVSREWSAGPNSQTMLLASGSWLIVTSLLLTLHATPGGAQGVDKTREANQGGADVVDAVVDVIRSNCIFSEDRLFLRRLAYVESRDGSPLIHTYRPGYDGGIWQTTPFNIEWRSVTWSDLRKPLYSGLAATFYLLQKLGSSASTMPSDIQSQSLLWSQNYRPGGNASDFESLAGKATEFDCSSPMDLAFILDSSGSITDASFNLSLDFAARVVEAMNIPDPVRVAALIFASSPFLQFNFSDTQTTAQVAAALRGIKRSTGSTATYLALDMARTSLFTAGSRSSANRVVVLVTDGESDNRNWTEVAANMLKSTDQGGGHATVFAVGVGGYNPVELMAMATEPKCLHVFTLDDFSVISSIIYEIQRSTCTAHRTIGGSATNVTVTTPNVTGRFVIPEQQATKTVMFEVQCGTLDVYVSFTNPKPSPALYTHKYTAWDGRPAYLLTSSANDGLPVYISVVGTQLPPSLAAIEQCTGFRIHIATVDRPWQVRCCNYQECRDCTKSDILQQANLFTDAFDTRDLSFQNPCTHEALLAGKTIFPYIDDSKKYIRCDYHGNPYVTLCPRGQTFNTGSLSCDHDLPELEFRSSVPTNPCTPEQLVAHNFFFEYPPDKQQFIHCDGWGGAWIQTCPVSEIWNQELHTCVKQEPPAPDV; encoded by the exons ATGGCGATTCGTGGAagtgctttctttattttagtttggcgagacaaagaagacaagagGCAAAGGGATTTGATTGGACAACAAGTGTCACGTGGTTATCAAAAGCCATGGGTTATAAACGCGATCAAGCGTCCTTGTCCGAAAAAGGTTTCCGTGTCAAGAGAGTGGTCAGCAGGACCAAACAGCCAGACAATG CTCCTAGCGTCAGGCTCATGGCTgattgtgacgtcactactCCTGACGCTGCACGCGACCCCTGGTGGTGCGCAAGGGGTCGACAAAACGCGTGAAGCCAACCAAGGGGGCGCTGACGTCGTGGACGCCGTGGTTGACGTCATTCGCTCCAA CTGCATCTTCTCCGAGGATCGTCTGTTTCTGAGACGGTTGGCCTACGTAGAGTCACGTGACGGCAGTCCTCTCATCCACACATACAGACCTGGCTATGACGGGGGCATCTGGCAG ACAACCCCCTTCAACATCGAGTGGAGgagtgtcacgtggtcagacCTGCGCAAACCACTTTACTCCGGACTGGCGGCCACTTTCTACCTGCTGCAGAAGCTGGGAAGCAGTGCATCCACCATGCCTAGTGACATCCAG AGTCAGAGCCTCTTGTGGTCCCAGAACTACAGACCAGGAGGCAATGCATCCGACTTCGAGAGCTTGGCCGGCAAAGCTACAGAATTTG ATTGCAGCAGCCCGATGGACCTGGCCTTCATCCTGGACAGCTCCGGGAGCATCACTGACGCGAGTTTCAATCTCAGCCTCGACTTCGCAGCTCGAGTGGTAGAGGCCATGAACATCCCCGACCCTGTGAGAGTGGCCGCCCTTATCTTTGCTTCCTCTCCTTTCTTACAGTTTAACTTCAGcgacacacaaacaacagctCAGGTTGCCGCAGCACTTCGAGGAATAAAACGCA gtaccGGAAGTACGGCCACTTACCTGGCGCTGGACATGGCGCGCACCTCGCTTTTCACCGCTGGCAGCAGGAGCAGCGCCAATCGGGTGGTTGTTCTGGTCACTGATGGTGAGTCCGACAACAGGAACTGGACCGAAGTTGCTGCCAACATGCTGAAG TCCACAGACCAGGGCGGGGGACACGCCACGGTGTTTGCTGTAGGAGTGGGCGGCTACAACCCGGTGGAGCTGATGGCCATGGCCACTGAACCTAAGTGTCTGCACGTCTTCACGCTTGACGACTTCTccgtcatcagcagcatcatctATGAGATACAGCGCAGCACGTGCACCG CGCATCGGACTATTGGAGGGAGCGCAACAAACGTCACTGTGACGACACCTAACGTCACCGGACGCTTCGTCATCCCAGAGCAGCAGGCGACTAAGACTGTG ATGTTTGAAGTCCAGTGCGGCACCCTGGATGTGTACGTGTCCTTCACCAACCCCAAGCCCAGCCCCGCCCTGTACACCCACAAGTACACAGCTTGGGACGGTCGTCCTGCCtacctgctgacgtcatcagctAACGACGGGCTGCCGGTGTACATCAGTGTCGTGGGCACGCAGCTGCCGCCGTCGCTGGCCGCCATAGAGCAGTGCACTGGCTTCCGAATACACATCGCCACAGTAGACAGGC CCTGGCAGGTGAGGTGTTGTAACTACCAGGAGTGTCGAGACTGCACCAAGTCGGATATACTTCAACAAGCGAATCTCTTTACAGATGCCTTCGACACAC GAGACCTCAGCTTCCAGAACCCCTGTACCCATGAGGCGCTGCTGGCAGGCAAGACCATCTTTCCCTACATCGACGACTCCAAGAAATATATTCGATGTGATTACCATGGCAACCCTTACGTCACGCTGTGCCCGCGAGGTCAAACGTTCAACACGGGTAGCTTGAGCTGTGACCACGATCTACCCGAGTTAGAGTTCCGCAGCTCTGTCCCTACGAATCCGTGCACCCCGGAGCAACTTGTCGCCCATAACTTCTTTTTCGAGTACCCACCCGACAAGCAGCA GTTTATTCACTGTGACGGCTGGGGTGGCGCC TGGATACAGACCTGTCCAGTTTCAGAGATTTGGAATCAAGAACTACATACCTGTGTGAAGCAAGAGCCACCCGCACCCGACGTCTGA